The Bombus huntii isolate Logan2020A chromosome 1, iyBomHunt1.1, whole genome shotgun sequence genome contains a region encoding:
- the LOC126866687 gene encoding terpene synthase encodes MEENKKTPYSHSGDKEEDEILLLPVTYILQIPGKQIRAKLIQAFNYWLKIPQDKFHAVEDIIQLLHTSSLLIDDIQDNSVLRRGIPVAHNIYGVASTINASNYGLFIALEKVIALNHPEGMQVYLQQLLELHRGQGMELYWRDNYICPSETAYKQMIIRKTGGLFNMAIRLMQLFSDSKEDYVSLVSMLGLYFQIRDDYCNLCVKEYALNKSYCEDLSEGKFSFPIIHALRTHPEDRQILNILRQRTKDNEVKRYCVSLLEKFGSFAYTRTVLEDMDKEVRKKIQCLGGNPLLVRLLDELMSWKHHDS; translated from the exons ATggaggaaaataaaaagacaCCTTATTCGCATTCCGGTGACAAGGAGGAAGATGAG ATATTATTGCTACCAGTTACTTATATTCTCCAAATTCCTGGGAAACAAATCAGGGCCAAATTAATACAAGCTTTCAATTACTGGTTAAAAATACCGCAAGATAAATTCCACGCTGTCGAAGATATTATACAGCTACTTCATACCTCCAGTCTCCT AATTGATGACATTCAAGATAATTCAGTTTTAAGAAGGGGCATTCCTGTAGCTCATAATATTTATGGTGTAGCAAGTACAATAAATGCTTCAAATTATGGTTTATTTATCGCTTTAGAAAAAGTAATTGCTTTAAATCATCCTGAG GGTATGCAAGTATATTTGCAGCAGTTATTAGAACTTCATAGAGGTCAGGGTATGGAACTGTATTGGAGAGATAATTATATATGTCCCTCTGAAACAGCGTATAAACAAATGATAATCAGAA AAACTGGTGGGCTTTTTAATATGGCTATAAGATTAATGCAATTATTTTCTGACTCTAAAGAAGATTACGTATCTTTAGTTAGTATGTTAGGACTTTACTTCCAAATTCGAGATGATTACTGTAACCTGTGTGTAAAAGAG tatGCCCTTAATAAAAGTTATTGCGAAGATCTCTCAGAAGGAAAATTTAGTTTTCCCATTATACATGCTTTACGGACTCACCCAGAGGACAGACAAATATTAA ATATTCTTAGACAGCGCACTAAGGATAACGAGGTAAAACGATATTGTGTTAGCTTGCTAGAAAAGTTTGGATCTTTCGCCTACACAAGAACCGTATTGGAAGATATGGACAAAGAAGTAAGGAAAAAGATTCAATGTCTAGGTGGAAATCCTTTATTAGTACGACTGTTAGATGAATTGATGAGCTGGAAACATCATGATTCTTAG